A single region of the Streptomyces caelestis genome encodes:
- a CDS encoding Rossmann-like and DUF2520 domain-containing protein: MNTTPQPDPKDRPARLTVGVVGAGRVGPALAASLQLAGHRPVAVSAVSDVSRRRAAQLLPDVPVMPPAEVLQRSELVLLTVPDDALPELVTGLADTGSVRPGQLLVHTSGRYGARVLDPALRAGALPLALHPAMTFTGTPVDVQRLAGCSFGVTAPEELRLAAEALVIEMGGEPEWIAEENRPLYHAALALGANHLVTLVAQSLELLRTAGVAAPDRMLGPLLGAALDNALRSGDAALTGPVARGDAGTVAAHVTELRRHAPQAVAGYLAMARATADRALAHGLLKPELAEDLLGVLADGTDGTEGDAR, from the coding sequence GTGAACACAACCCCACAGCCAGACCCCAAGGACCGCCCCGCGCGGCTCACCGTCGGCGTCGTCGGCGCCGGTCGCGTGGGACCCGCACTGGCCGCGTCACTCCAGCTCGCCGGCCACCGCCCGGTCGCCGTCTCCGCGGTCTCCGACGTCTCCCGGCGCCGCGCCGCGCAGCTGCTGCCCGACGTGCCGGTGATGCCGCCCGCGGAGGTCCTCCAGCGGTCCGAGCTGGTCCTGCTGACCGTTCCGGACGACGCCCTGCCCGAACTGGTCACGGGCCTCGCCGACACCGGGTCCGTACGACCGGGACAGCTGCTCGTGCACACCTCCGGGCGGTACGGCGCGCGGGTGCTCGACCCGGCCCTGCGCGCGGGCGCCCTGCCGCTCGCCCTGCACCCCGCGATGACCTTCACGGGCACGCCCGTGGACGTCCAGCGGCTGGCCGGCTGCTCCTTCGGAGTCACCGCGCCCGAGGAACTGCGGCTGGCCGCCGAGGCCCTGGTCATCGAGATGGGCGGCGAGCCGGAGTGGATCGCCGAGGAGAACCGGCCGCTGTACCACGCGGCCCTCGCGCTCGGCGCCAACCACCTGGTCACCCTGGTCGCCCAGTCCCTGGAGCTGCTGCGCACGGCCGGGGTCGCGGCCCCCGACCGGATGCTCGGCCCGCTGCTCGGCGCGGCCTTGGACAACGCCCTGCGCTCCGGCGACGCGGCCCTCACCGGCCCGGTCGCGCGCGGTGACGCGGGCACGGTCGCCGCGCACGTCACCGAGCTGCGCCGGCACGCCCCGCAGGCCGTCGCCGGCTACCTGGCGATGGCCCGCGCGACCGCCGACCGGGCCCTGGCCCACGGACTGCTGAAGCCGGAGCTCGCCGAGGACCTCCTCGGGGTACTCGCCGACGGGACCGACGGCACCGAAGGGGACGCCCGATGA
- the panC gene encoding pantoate--beta-alanine ligase, with product MTTTLLSTAGELHARARTGRRAVVMTMGALHEGHATLIRTARALAGPDGEVAVTVFVNPLQFGAGEDLDRYPRTLDADVKLAGESGADVVFAPAVDEVYPGGEPQVRITAGPMGERLEGASRPGHFDGMLTVVAKLLHLTRPDVALYGQKDAQQLALIRRMVRDLNFGVEVVGVPTVREEDGLALSSRNRYLSPAERRTALALSSALFAGQDRHAAQEALRARAREVPATRARAEALSAIGESRAAADAHAVATAVPGGPSAVRAAARQVLDEAARLDPPLVLDYLALVDPSDFTEIGDDFTGEAVLAVAARVGTTRLIDNIPLTFGTLGAAS from the coding sequence ATGACCACCACCCTGCTCAGCACCGCCGGTGAACTGCACGCACGCGCGCGTACGGGCCGCCGCGCCGTGGTGATGACCATGGGCGCGCTGCACGAGGGCCACGCCACGCTGATCCGCACCGCGCGCGCCCTCGCCGGACCCGACGGCGAGGTCGCCGTCACCGTCTTCGTCAACCCGCTCCAGTTCGGCGCGGGTGAGGACCTCGACCGCTACCCGCGCACCCTGGACGCCGACGTGAAGCTGGCCGGGGAGTCGGGCGCGGACGTCGTCTTCGCCCCGGCCGTCGACGAGGTCTACCCCGGCGGCGAGCCCCAGGTCCGCATCACCGCGGGCCCCATGGGCGAGCGGCTGGAGGGCGCCTCCCGCCCGGGCCACTTCGACGGCATGCTCACGGTCGTCGCGAAGCTGCTGCACCTCACCCGCCCCGACGTCGCCCTGTACGGCCAGAAGGACGCCCAGCAGCTCGCCCTGATCCGCCGCATGGTGCGGGACCTGAACTTCGGCGTGGAGGTCGTCGGCGTCCCCACCGTCCGCGAGGAGGACGGCCTGGCCCTGTCCAGCCGCAACCGCTACCTCTCGCCCGCGGAGCGGCGCACCGCCCTCGCGCTGTCCAGTGCCCTGTTCGCGGGCCAGGACCGGCACGCCGCGCAGGAGGCGCTGCGCGCCCGAGCCCGCGAAGTGCCCGCCACGCGCGCGCGTGCCGAGGCCCTCAGCGCCATAGGGGAGTCCCGCGCGGCAGCGGACGCGCACGCCGTCGCGACGGCCGTCCCGGGCGGCCCGTCCGCCGTCCGCGCGGCGGCCCGCCAGGTCCTCGACGAGGCCGCCCGCCTCGACCCGCCGCTCGTGCTGGACTACCTCGCCCTGGTCGACCCGTCCGACTTCACCGAGATCGGGGACGACTTCACCGGTGAGGCGGTCCTCGCCGTCGCCGCCCGGGTCGGGACGACCCGGCTGATCGACAACATCCCGCTCACCTTCGGAACCCTCGGAGCCGCCTCGTGA
- a CDS encoding L-aspartate oxidase, with amino-acid sequence MTTTGIRLHAPAPGWSISADVVVVGSGVAGLTAALRCEAAGLTTVVVTKARLDDGSTRWAQGGIAAALGEGDTPEQHLDDTLVAGAGLCDEEAVRILVTEGPDAVRRLIETGAQFDESSEGSLELTREGGHHRRRIAHAGGDATGAEISRALVEAVRARGVRTVENALVLDLLTDAEGRTAGVTLHVMGEGQHDGVGAVHAPAVVLATGGMGQVFSATTNPSVSTGDGVALALRAGAEVSDLEFVQFHPTVLFLGSDAEGQQPLVSEAVRGEGAHLVDADGVRFMQGQHELAELAPRDIVAKGITRRMQEQDAEHMFLDARHFGADMWEHRFPTILAACRAHGIDPVTEPIPVAPAAHYASGGVRTDSRGRTTVPGLYACGEVACTGVHGANRLASNSLLEGLVYAERIAADIAANGLDARVPQPLPHPEIPEHPLQTPEARFTIQRIMTTGAGVLRSAESLAKAADQLQQLHTDARDALAENGKTAEAGVDTWEATNLLCVARVLVTAARMREETRGCHWREDRPERDDTTWRRHIVVRLNPDRTLAVHTTDTTHFPTTLPPQAPQEQ; translated from the coding sequence GTGACCACCACAGGCATACGACTGCACGCGCCCGCGCCCGGGTGGTCCATCTCCGCGGACGTGGTCGTCGTCGGCTCCGGCGTCGCCGGCCTCACCGCCGCCCTGCGCTGCGAGGCGGCCGGCCTCACCACTGTCGTCGTCACCAAGGCCCGCCTGGACGACGGCTCCACCCGCTGGGCCCAGGGCGGTATCGCCGCGGCCCTCGGCGAGGGCGACACGCCCGAACAGCACCTGGACGACACCCTGGTCGCGGGCGCGGGCCTGTGCGACGAGGAAGCGGTCCGCATCCTCGTCACCGAGGGCCCCGACGCCGTACGCCGCCTCATCGAGACCGGCGCCCAGTTCGACGAGTCCTCCGAGGGCAGCCTGGAACTCACCCGCGAGGGCGGCCACCACCGCCGCCGCATCGCCCACGCCGGCGGCGACGCCACCGGTGCGGAGATCTCCAGGGCCCTGGTCGAGGCGGTACGCGCGCGTGGCGTGCGCACGGTCGAGAACGCGCTCGTCCTGGACCTCCTCACGGACGCCGAGGGCCGCACGGCAGGCGTCACCCTGCACGTCATGGGTGAGGGCCAGCACGACGGCGTGGGCGCGGTCCACGCCCCGGCGGTGGTCCTGGCGACCGGCGGCATGGGCCAGGTCTTCTCGGCGACGACCAACCCCTCCGTCTCCACGGGCGACGGCGTGGCCCTGGCGCTGCGGGCGGGCGCCGAGGTGAGCGACCTGGAGTTCGTCCAGTTCCACCCGACGGTCCTCTTCCTGGGCTCCGACGCGGAGGGCCAGCAGCCCCTGGTCTCCGAGGCGGTCCGCGGCGAGGGCGCCCACCTGGTCGACGCCGACGGCGTGCGCTTCATGCAGGGGCAGCACGAACTGGCCGAACTCGCCCCGCGCGACATCGTCGCCAAGGGCATCACGCGCCGCATGCAGGAGCAGGACGCCGAGCACATGTTCCTCGACGCCCGGCACTTCGGCGCCGACATGTGGGAACACCGCTTCCCGACGATCCTCGCCGCCTGCCGCGCCCACGGCATCGACCCGGTCACCGAGCCCATTCCCGTCGCCCCGGCCGCCCACTACGCCTCCGGCGGCGTCCGCACCGACTCCCGGGGCCGTACGACCGTCCCCGGCCTGTACGCGTGCGGAGAGGTCGCCTGCACCGGCGTGCACGGTGCCAACCGCCTGGCCTCCAACTCCCTCCTCGAAGGCCTGGTCTACGCCGAACGCATCGCGGCCGACATCGCGGCGAACGGCCTCGACGCGCGCGTGCCGCAGCCACTCCCGCACCCGGAGATCCCCGAGCACCCCCTGCAGACGCCGGAGGCCCGCTTCACGATCCAGCGGATCATGACCACCGGGGCCGGTGTCCTGCGCTCGGCGGAGTCCCTCGCCAAGGCCGCCGACCAGCTCCAGCAGCTGCACACCGACGCCCGCGACGCCCTCGCCGAGAACGGCAAGACCGCCGAGGCCGGCGTCGACACCTGGGAGGCCACCAACCTGCTGTGCGTGGCCCGCGTCCTGGTCACCGCGGCCCGGATGCGCGAGGAGACCCGGGGCTGCCACTGGCGCGAGGACCGCCCCGAGCGCGACGACACCACGTGGCGCCGCCACATCGTCGTACGCCTGAACCCCGACCGCACGCTGGCCGTGCACACCACCGACACCACACACTTCCCTACGACCCTCCCGCCCCAGGCCCCCCAGGAGCAGTGA